The following coding sequences lie in one Glycine max cultivar Williams 82 chromosome 19, Glycine_max_v4.0, whole genome shotgun sequence genomic window:
- the LOC100788463 gene encoding EID1-like F-box protein 2 translates to MILTKQYRCVHSASCQCTKGHVSEDVIFLVFQHLNWNPKLIAALSCVCKWFDDLSKQVLWKEFCKTRAPKMMLDLQSSGSHSVDGNWRALGKLLIFCSGCRQGGLFNNVQVPGHFVNKTRFSRTSGKSFLMPQCINDVLYVSDPCEHIGQSEEGDLGFFRGIFKSFASSNVKRMLINRGAQLHQTEICPYCKAKLWSMLQANMIPQTASCRLGSYEDYIEYYVCLNGHLLGVCTLLPLSDSEDVSEE, encoded by the coding sequence ATGATTCTCACAAAGCAATACCGATGTGTACATTCAGCTAGTTGTCAATGCACTAAGGGGCATGTAAGTGAAGATGTGATATTCTTGGTGTTTCAGCATTTGAATTGGAACCCCAAGCTAATTGCTGCTCTGTCATGTGTGTGCAAATGGTTTGATGATCTTTCGAAGCAAGTTCTATGGAAAGAGTTTTGCAAAACGAGAGCTCCAAAGATGATGCTTGATCTGCAATCTAGTGGAAGCCACAGTGTTGATGGGAACTGGAGGGCTCTAGGGAAGCTTCTTATATTCTGTTCAGGTTGCAGGCAGGGTGGTTTGTTCAATAACGTTCAGGTTCCTGGTCATTTTGTTAATAAGACTCGATTTTCTAGAACATCAGGAAAGAGCTTTCTCATGCCACAATGCATAAATGATGTTTTGTATGTGTCTGATCCTTGTGAACATATTGGACAAAGTGAAGAGGGTGATTTAGGATTCTTCAGAGGAATTTTCAAGTCGTTTGCATCGTCAAATGTCAAGAGGATGCTTATTAACAGAGGTGCACAGCTCCATCAAACCGAGATTTGCCCGTATTGTAAGGCAAAGCTGTGGAGCATGCTGCAGGCTAATATGATTCCACAAACTGCTAGTTGCAGGTTGGGTTCCTATGAAGATTATATTGAGTATTACGTGTGCCTTAATGGTCACTTGCTTGGGGTCTGCACATTGTTACCATTGTCTGATTCAGAAGATGTGTCTGAGGAGTAA
- the LOC100784739 gene encoding DEAD-box ATP-dependent RNA helicase 38, with translation MAEPSSTAATAATAATASTADPPAPVTKSWADEADEETNNTSTAESESSSINLEALTIDDKENNSSKFLDDPDDSNIQAVTSGDTPYTSAARFEDLSLSPELLKGLYVEMKFEKPSKIQAISLPMILSPPHRDLIAQAHNGSGKTTCFVLGMLSRVDPKVQAPQALCVCPTRELAIQNVEVLRRMGKYTGIASECLVRLDRDAVHVSKRAPIMAQVVIGTPGTIKKFISFKKLGTSRLKILVFDEADQMLAQEGFRDDSLKIMKDIEKDNKKCQVLLFSATFNDTVKNFISRTVKMDHNKLFVKKEELSLDAVKQYKVYCPDELAKIDVIKDYIFEIGENVGQTIIFMATRDSARLLHQALVNLGYEVTSIQGSLSNEERDKVVKEFKDGLTQVLISTDILARGFDQQQVNLVINYNLPNKHSLRDEPDYEVYLHRVGRAGRFGRKGAVFNLICDENDERLMSKIENHFGTCVTEVRAQSVEEYKAALKEAGLLQ, from the exons ATGGCGGAACCGTCGTCCACCGCCGCCACCGCTGCCACCGCCGCCACCGCTTCCACCGCTGATCCTCCGGCGCCAGTGACTAAAAGCTGGGCCGACGAAGCAGACGAAGAAACCAACAACACCTCCACCGCCGAGTCAGAAAGCTCCTCCATTAACCTGGAAGCGTTAACCATCGACGATAAAGAAAATAACTCTTCCAAATTCTTGGATGATCCCGATGATTCCAATATCCAAGCG GTTACTTCTGGCGACACGCCGTACACCTCGGCGGCGAGGTTCGAGGACCTGAGCCTCTCGCCGGAGCTTTTGAAGGGGCTCTATGTGGAGATGAAGTTTGAGAAGCCGAGCAAGATCCAGGCGATAAGCTTGCCGATGATCCTGAGCCCGCCCCACCGGGACCTGATCGCGCAGGCGCACAATGGCTCCGGCAAGACTACATGTTTCGTGCTTGGGATGCTCAGCCGCGTCGACCCAAAGGTGCAGGCGCCGCAGGCGCTCTGTGTCTGCCCCACCCGGGAGCTGGCCATTCAGAACGTGGAGGTGCTCCGCAGGATGGGGAAGTACACCGGGATTGCATCTGAGTGCCTTGTGCGGTTGGACCGGGATGCCGTTCATGTATCGAAAAGGGCACCTATTATGGCGCAGGTGGTGATTGGGACCCCAGGGACAATCAAGAAGTTCATTAGCTTCAAGAAACTTGGGACCTCGAGGTTGAAGATTCTTGTTTTCGACGAGGCTGATCAAATGCTTGCGCAG GAAGGATTTAGAGATGATTCTTTGAAGATAATGAAAGATATAGAAAAAGACAATAAAAAGTGTCAG GTTCTTCTGTTTTCTGCTACATTTAATGACACCGTCAAGAATTTCATTTCAAGGACAGTCAAGATGGATCATAATAAACTCTTTGTAAAGAAAGAAGAACTATCTTTAGATGCAGTGAAGCAGTATAAAGTGTATTGTCCCGATGAACTTGCTAAGATTGATGTGATAAAAGATTACATATTTGAAATAGGAGAGAATGTGGGGCAAACTATTATATTTATGGCCACAAGAGATAGTGCAAGATTATTGCACCAAGCACTTGTTAATTTGGGCTATGAGGTTACATCTATACAAGGTTCTCTTAGTAATGAAGAGAGAGACAAAGTTGTCAAGGAGTTCAAAGATGGTTTGACTCAAGTTCTTATATCAACAGATATTCTTGCTCGTGGCTTTGATCAGCAACAG GTTAATTTGGTCATCAATTATAATCTTCCAAATAAACACAGTTTACGGGATGAACCAGATTATGAAGTGTATCTGCACAGGGTTGGCAGAGCTGGGCGTTTTGGGCGCAAGG GGGCTGTATTTAACCTGATATgtgatgaaaatgatgaaaggcTCATGTCGAAGATTGAAAACCATTTTGGCACTTGTGTAACTGAG GTGCGAGCTcaaagtgttgaagaatataaagCCGCTCTCAAGGAAGCCGGTTTACTGCAATGA